From one Bacteroides fragilis NCTC 9343 genomic stretch:
- a CDS encoding DUF4373 domain-containing protein, which produces MAIAYDGINYFPVGVNFMEENAMEVIEAKYGIKGSAIVLKLMCKIYKEGYYIRWDEEQCLIFANKAGREVQAEEVQGIIEILFTKGILDRNSYQENGILTSESIQKVWMEATKRRKRELSELPYLMVKPEKENGKADTPPALQEIQQPELFKKEKTPVNPKNVVHHVAVDAKNACNSGQSKVKEKKAEENKEFPPSAPPKGEEEERKGDSAYLPIPGYAFNTMTHNYSGLMDTLKRLSITDTGEVNSILRLSDYGRKGTTVWKLIANTCWSDIGAKGRYLIAALNKTKRR; this is translated from the coding sequence ATGGCAATAGCATACGACGGGATCAATTATTTTCCGGTGGGCGTAAACTTCATGGAAGAGAACGCAATGGAAGTGATAGAAGCAAAATATGGAATAAAAGGGTCGGCAATTGTGCTGAAACTGATGTGTAAGATTTACAAGGAGGGATACTACATACGATGGGATGAAGAACAATGCCTGATTTTCGCAAACAAGGCAGGAAGAGAGGTGCAGGCAGAAGAGGTGCAGGGGATCATCGAGATTCTGTTCACCAAAGGAATACTGGACAGAAACAGTTATCAGGAAAACGGAATACTGACTTCGGAAAGTATACAGAAAGTATGGATGGAAGCGACAAAGCGAAGGAAAAGAGAGTTGTCGGAGCTCCCTTACCTGATGGTGAAACCGGAAAAAGAAAATGGAAAAGCCGACACTCCCCCGGCACTACAAGAAATTCAGCAACCAGAGCTGTTCAAAAAGGAAAAAACACCTGTTAACCCGAAAAATGTAGTACATCATGTAGCCGTTGACGCAAAAAATGCATGCAATTCCGGACAAAGTAAAGTAAAAGAAAAGAAAGCAGAGGAAAATAAAGAATTTCCCCCCTCAGCTCCCCCCAAAGGGGAGGAAGAAGAGCGGAAGGGGGATTCTGCTTATCTCCCGATACCGGGATACGCCTTCAATACAATGACGCACAATTACTCGGGACTGATGGACACGCTAAAGAGATTGAGCATTACCGACACCGGGGAAGTAAACTCCATACTCAGGCTGTCGGACTATGGGAGGAAGGGAACGACGGTATGGAAACTGATTGCCAACACTTGCTGGAGCGACATCGGAGCCAAAGGAAGATACCTGATAGCGGCGCTAAACAAGACGAAAAGAAGGTAG
- a CDS encoding SH3 beta-barrel fold-containing protein, which yields MKKLKSPASQSEAMKLRWKKRIVFEKGYTESCAEWMAERLEALLDHMQYGHATVAYRKQNGSFQLVKATLIYYEAEFRKKYDPTKIEGAVVYWNVDEQRWTTFQVENFMEWRPIV from the coding sequence ATGAAGAAGTTGAAAAGCCCGGCATCACAAAGTGAAGCCATGAAACTGAGATGGAAAAAACGGATCGTCTTCGAGAAAGGATACACCGAGTCGTGCGCCGAATGGATGGCAGAACGACTTGAAGCACTCCTGGACCATATGCAATATGGACATGCGACGGTAGCTTACCGAAAACAAAACGGGAGTTTCCAACTGGTGAAAGCAACATTGATTTACTACGAAGCGGAGTTCCGTAAGAAGTATGATCCCACAAAAATAGAAGGCGCAGTAGTCTACTGGAATGTGGACGAACAGCGATGGACGACATTCCAGGTGGAGAACTTCATGGAGTGGAGACCGATCGTATAG
- the upgY gene encoding capsular polysaccharide transcription antiterminator UpgY, whose amino-acid sequence MEVEKETEIWFAMRATYRRETDAMRLLAKENLGCFVPMQYKISIKKGKKVRVLVPIIHNLIFIHACPSEVKRVKSMVAYLQYITDTRSGKKIIIPDNEMQRFIAVAGTYSDHLLYFQPDELNLSKGTKVRITGGDFEGQEGVFLKVKGARDRRVVIAIQGVIAVAMATIHPDLIEVIK is encoded by the coding sequence ATGGAAGTGGAAAAAGAGACCGAAATATGGTTCGCTATGCGTGCCACTTATCGTCGAGAGACTGACGCTATGCGGTTGCTTGCGAAAGAGAACTTGGGCTGTTTTGTTCCTATGCAATATAAGATAAGTATAAAGAAAGGGAAAAAAGTCCGTGTTTTGGTTCCTATCATTCACAATCTGATTTTTATTCATGCTTGTCCTTCCGAAGTGAAACGTGTCAAGTCTATGGTTGCTTATTTGCAATATATCACCGATACCCGTAGCGGCAAGAAGATAATTATCCCCGACAATGAAATGCAGCGTTTCATCGCTGTAGCCGGTACTTACAGTGACCATCTTTTATACTTTCAACCCGATGAACTCAACTTGTCCAAAGGAACCAAAGTCCGTATTACAGGTGGTGACTTCGAGGGCCAAGAAGGTGTTTTCCTGAAAGTGAAAGGTGCCCGGGATCGTCGCGTAGTCATTGCTATACAAGGTGTCATAGCCGTTGCCATGGCCACTATTCACCCTGATCTTATAGAAGTAATCAAATAA
- a CDS encoding UpxZ family transcription anti-terminator antagonist: MTLSEEVASLQRAAHDLMYLGMDGSPIYSDDLSRRNNEVYRLTTTLYNSGVQGSTVEEQASVCLALLMGYNASFIDHGEKREHVQKILDRCWDILDTLPASLLKLRLLTACYGEVFDEPLADEARAIIASWDSVSLTTEQQEAINEFQTVVDNPYPWEYVEE; this comes from the coding sequence ATGACTCTTTCCGAAGAAGTAGCTTCCCTTCAGCGTGCCGCGCACGACCTGATGTATTTGGGCATGGACGGGAGTCCCATTTACAGCGATGACTTGTCCCGCCGCAACAATGAAGTTTACCGCTTGACCACAACATTGTATAATTCCGGTGTCCAAGGTTCCACGGTTGAAGAACAGGCCTCTGTCTGTCTCGCTCTCCTAATGGGTTACAACGCATCGTTCATCGACCACGGAGAAAAGCGCGAACATGTCCAGAAGATATTAGATCGTTGCTGGGATATCCTCGATACTCTTCCCGCTTCACTATTGAAGCTTCGTCTGCTTACCGCCTGCTATGGTGAGGTATTCGACGAGCCTTTGGCTGACGAAGCCCGTGCAATTATCGCTTCTTGGGATTCGGTATCACTTACTACTGAACAGCAAGAGGCTATCAACGAGTTTCAGACTGTGGTGGATAATCCTTATCCGTGGGAGTATGTTGAAGAATAA
- a CDS encoding UDP-N-acetylglucosamine 4,6-dehydratase, with product MLNVDNFIGENITFRRSSMFAPDIAANSDRLRQEVEGKSLLVIGGAGSIGSSYIKAILPFKPSKLVVIDLNENGLAELTRDLRSTYGLYIPKEYRTYTLNFADPIFERMFRKEQGFDIVANFSAHKHVRSEKDEYSVQALIENNVIKAKKLLDLLSEFPPRHFFCVSTDKAANPVNIMGASKRIMEDMIMAYSSKFKVTTARFANVAFSNGSLLAGFIDRIMKKQPLAAPNDVKRYFVSPEESGQICMLACVLGNNGEIFFPKLGEEKMITFSSICDRFLRTLGYEKKECATDEEARRYAAEMPDDSKIYPVVYFESDTTGEKGYEEFYVPGEKLNLERFSSLGVIEDASKRPLSELDSFFDELESLFALPDCHKSDIVTALKRFLPNFEHVEKGKNLDQKM from the coding sequence ATGCTTAATGTAGATAATTTTATCGGCGAAAATATTACTTTTCGTCGTTCCAGCATGTTTGCTCCTGATATTGCAGCAAACAGTGATCGTCTTCGCCAGGAGGTTGAAGGTAAGAGTTTATTGGTGATTGGTGGTGCGGGTTCCATCGGTTCTTCCTATATAAAAGCCATTCTTCCTTTTAAGCCTTCCAAACTTGTTGTGATCGATTTAAACGAGAATGGATTGGCCGAACTTACCCGTGATTTGCGTTCCACTTATGGGCTGTATATTCCGAAGGAGTATCGTACTTATACCCTGAACTTTGCAGATCCCATCTTCGAGCGGATGTTCCGTAAGGAGCAGGGTTTTGATATTGTAGCCAACTTTTCGGCACACAAGCATGTACGGAGTGAGAAAGACGAATATTCGGTACAGGCTCTGATTGAAAATAATGTAATAAAAGCCAAGAAACTGCTTGATCTGTTATCGGAATTTCCTCCCCGTCATTTCTTTTGTGTTTCTACGGATAAAGCAGCCAATCCTGTGAATATAATGGGGGCTAGCAAGCGTATCATGGAAGATATGATAATGGCCTACTCCTCTAAATTTAAAGTCACTACTGCCCGTTTTGCCAATGTCGCCTTTTCCAATGGCTCCCTATTGGCCGGTTTTATTGACCGTATCATGAAGAAACAGCCTTTGGCTGCCCCCAACGACGTGAAACGTTACTTTGTTTCTCCTGAGGAAAGCGGTCAGATCTGTATGCTTGCCTGCGTTCTTGGAAATAATGGAGAGATTTTCTTTCCAAAGTTAGGTGAGGAAAAGATGATCACTTTTTCTTCTATCTGTGACCGTTTCCTCCGCACTTTGGGTTATGAAAAAAAAGAGTGTGCTACAGATGAAGAAGCCAGAAGATATGCTGCCGAAATGCCGGATGACAGCAAGATATATCCTGTTGTTTATTTTGAAAGTGATACCACGGGTGAGAAAGGCTACGAAGAGTTCTATGTGCCCGGTGAAAAGTTAAATTTGGAACGTTTTTCTTCTTTGGGTGTGATTGAGGATGCCAGTAAACGTCCTTTGTCTGAATTGGATTCCTTCTTTGATGAACTGGAGTCTCTCTTTGCCCTTCCGGATTGCCATAAGTCTGATATCGTGACTGCACTTAAAAGATTTCTTCCCAATTTTGAACACGTGGAGAAAGGAAAGAATTTAGACCAGAAAATGTAA